The Maledivibacter sp. region TTACTCTTCAATCAATTTAATTTTAAGTTCTTCTAATTGTGTCTCATCGGCAATAGATGGTGCTTCCGTTAAAAGGCATTTTGCATCTTGAGTCTTAGGAAATGCTATTACGTCTCTAATATTCTCTGTATTTGTTAGCGTCATAGTAAGTCTATCAAGACCGTATGCAATTCCACCGTGGGGAGGAGTACCATATTTAAAGGCATCTATTAAGAAACCAAATTTCTCGTGGGCTTCTTCATCGGTAAATCCTAGGGCCTTAAACATTCTTTGCTGAAGGCTTGAATCATGGATTCTTATGCTTCCCCCACCAATTTCTGATCCGTTTATAACTAAATCATAGGCTTTAGCTCTTGCCTCATCAGGCTTAGTCTCAATTATATCCAAATCATCGTCGGCAGGTGAAGTGAATGGATGGTGTTTAGCATAATATCGGTTATCCTCTTCGTCATACTCAAATAAAGGAAACTCTGTAACCCATAATATCTTATAATCTGATTCATCTATTACTTCAAGCTTCCTAGCAATTTCACATCTTAAAGCACCAAGAGTCGCATATACAACAGAAGGTTTATCCGCAACAAATAGTATCAAATCTCCTTCTTTAGCCTCCATCTTATCTGATATAGCCTTTATATCTTCCTCACTAAGGAATTTTGCTATGGGAGAATCCACACCTTCATCCGTTAATTTCATCCATGCAAGCCCCTTAGCCCCATAGGTTTTAGCAAATTTCTCAAGATTCTTCATACCCTTTTTACTGAACTTTTCAGCGCCACCATTGATATTAATAGCCTTTACATCATTACCATCCTTTACTGTGTTTGCAAAAACACCAAATCCGCATTCTTTAACGGTTTCATTTAGGTTTTTAAGTTCATATCCAAAGCGTAAATCTGGCTTGTCGCTTCCATATCTTTCCATAGCCTCTTTATACGTCATTCTCATGAATGGAGTACTTATATCCATTCCCTTAATTTCTTTAAATAATTTCTTTACTAGCTTTTCATTGATAGAAATTACATCCTCTTCATCTACAAAGGACATCTCAATGTCTACCTGTGTGAATTCCGGTTGTCTATCGGCTCTCAAATC contains the following coding sequences:
- the aspS gene encoding aspartate--tRNA ligase encodes the protein MAELLRGMKRTHMCGVLGTEDIGKEVILMGWIQRRRNLGGLVFVDLRDRDGLVQIVFDNDVSEEAFNKAEGIRGEFVIAVRGKVRKRQSINPDLKTGEIEVFAEELKILSEAEIPPIHVNDEDDAGERLRLKYRYLDLRKPKMQNLLRTRSKIASTIRSFLDENGFLDLETPVLTKPTPEGARDYLVPSRVNPGKFYALPQSPQIFKQLLMVSGFDKYYQIVKCFRDEDLRADRQPEFTQVDIEMSFVDEEDVISINEKLVKKLFKEIKGMDISTPFMRMTYKEAMERYGSDKPDLRFGYELKNLNETVKECGFGVFANTVKDGNDVKAININGGAEKFSKKGMKNLEKFAKTYGAKGLAWMKLTDEGVDSPIAKFLSEEDIKAISDKMEAKEGDLILFVADKPSVVYATLGALRCEIARKLEVIDESDYKILWVTEFPLFEYDEEDNRYYAKHHPFTSPADDDLDIIETKPDEARAKAYDLVINGSEIGGGSIRIHDSSLQQRMFKALGFTDEEAHEKFGFLIDAFKYGTPPHGGIAYGLDRLTMTLTNTENIRDVIAFPKTQDAKCLLTEAPSIADETQLEELKIKLIEE